One Bacillus sp. FJAT-52991 genomic region harbors:
- a CDS encoding argininosuccinate synthase: protein MSKKVVLAYSGGLDTSVAIPWLKEKGYDVVACCLDVGEGKDLEFIKEKALQVGAVASYMIDAKEEYAKEYALIALQAHTLYEGKYPLVSALSRPLISKKLVEVAEKENAVAVAHGCTGKGNDQVRFEVSIKALNPDLEVLAPVRDWKWSREEEIEYAKQNNIPVPINLDSPFSIDQNLWGRSNECGILEDPWAAPPEDAYDLTVALENTPDSPEIIEIDFKEGVPVAVNGVQYSLAELILHLNEVAGKHGVGRIDHVENRLVGIKSREVYECPGAITLIKAHKELEDLTLVKEVAHFKPVIEKKITELIYDGLWFSSLRAPLEAFLKETQKFVTGTVRVKLFKGHAIVEGRKSDYSLYNEKLATYTTEDEFDHDAAVGFIQLWGLPTKVNSMVQQEKEKIHS from the coding sequence ATGAGTAAAAAAGTTGTTCTTGCGTATTCTGGGGGATTAGATACATCGGTGGCCATTCCGTGGTTAAAGGAGAAAGGTTATGATGTAGTCGCTTGTTGCTTAGATGTTGGTGAAGGAAAGGATTTAGAGTTTATTAAAGAAAAGGCACTTCAAGTAGGAGCGGTAGCGAGCTACATGATCGATGCGAAAGAAGAATATGCAAAAGAGTATGCATTAATCGCTCTTCAAGCACATACTTTATACGAGGGTAAATATCCGCTAGTATCCGCACTTTCACGTCCGCTTATTTCGAAAAAGCTAGTAGAGGTAGCTGAAAAAGAAAATGCAGTCGCGGTTGCTCACGGTTGTACGGGTAAAGGAAATGATCAAGTTCGTTTCGAAGTATCCATTAAAGCATTGAATCCTGATCTTGAAGTTCTTGCTCCAGTACGTGATTGGAAATGGTCACGGGAAGAAGAGATCGAGTATGCGAAACAAAACAATATTCCAGTGCCGATCAACTTAGATAGTCCATTCTCGATCGACCAAAACCTTTGGGGTAGAAGCAATGAGTGCGGAATTTTGGAAGATCCTTGGGCAGCGCCACCAGAGGATGCTTATGATTTAACAGTTGCTTTAGAAAACACACCAGATAGTCCTGAAATCATCGAAATCGATTTTAAAGAAGGTGTACCAGTTGCAGTGAACGGCGTACAATATTCTTTAGCTGAACTAATCCTTCATTTAAATGAAGTAGCTGGAAAACATGGTGTAGGAAGAATTGACCATGTAGAAAACCGCCTTGTTGGTATTAAATCGAGAGAAGTGTATGAGTGCCCAGGTGCGATCACATTAATCAAGGCGCATAAAGAACTTGAAGATTTAACGTTAGTAAAAGAAGTCGCTCACTTTAAACCAGTGATTGAGAAGAAAATCACAGAGCTGATCTATGATGGATTATGGTTCTCCTCATTGAGAGCACCACTTGAAGCATTCTTAAAAGAAACGCAGAAGTTTGTGACTGGAACGGTTCGTGTGAAATTGTTTAAAGGTCATGCCATTGTAGAAGGAAGAAAATCTGACTATTCTCTATACAATGAAAAACTAGCGACATACACAACAGAAGATGAGTTTGATCACGATGCAGCCGTAGGGTTTATCCAGTTATGGGGTCTTCCAACAAAAGTGAATTCAATGGTACAGCAGGAGAAGGAGAAGATTCATTCATGA